The following proteins come from a genomic window of Winogradskyella sp. PC-19:
- a CDS encoding TonB-dependent receptor has translation MNKYLLSIKLILILCLSLQAQTSDIQIKVLTEAENEPLLGATVYFEALEKGAVTDFDGIAEFTEIPDGQHQIIISFLGFEAFETTIQIPSNTALVFKLKEGGNQLDAVVLQSTRSTRTVRKIPTRIEFIGAEELGEKAIMNPTNISMVLRESTGIQMQQTSLSSGSTNIRIQGLDGRYTQLLRDGFPLYGGFSSGLSILQIPPLDLQQFEIIKGSSSTLYGGGAIAGLVNMVSKTPDEEPALDIMLTQTQALGSTANVFYSKRNEKFGVSLYGSGHYQKAYDPEDDGFSNLPKTTSISFNPKLFYYPSDKTTLWFGLNGTYDDRIGGDITKIENGEDGIHQYTEENNSKRLSSQLVYQTQLDSISSLEFKNSVSFFDRNLTVPDFNFDGKQTNTFTEITYNTASEKTDWIVGANLYTSNFDENDNAPLQRDQKDVTFGAFANNIFDISDNWILETGLRADYNTDFGFFPLPRISLLYKNDSGFSSRIGGGLGYKIPDIFTEEAEYINFENVLAIDKSTVDAERSYGVNFDVNYQTRLSDEIGFSINQLFYVTAINDGLLLNSTDNGLFQFENAPDEIFSKGAETNIKFTYKDFRWFLNYALIDTKLNYLPGNPQKPLTAKHNAGSVLMYESEKWRIGYETFYTGKQFLSNGTETTDFVTMGLLVMRNFKLGSVFVNFENFTDRRQSRFSPLVLPPHDNPVFPEIYAPTDGFIFSVGLIIKPFGNEDDD, from the coding sequence ATGAATAAATACCTATTGAGCATAAAGCTCATATTAATACTTTGCCTATCGTTACAGGCACAAACATCAGACATACAAATAAAAGTCCTAACAGAAGCTGAAAACGAGCCTTTATTGGGTGCTACGGTTTATTTTGAAGCATTAGAAAAAGGAGCAGTAACCGATTTTGATGGTATTGCAGAATTTACAGAAATACCAGACGGTCAGCATCAAATAATAATTTCCTTTTTAGGCTTTGAAGCATTTGAGACAACAATTCAAATTCCAAGTAATACAGCGTTAGTCTTTAAATTAAAAGAAGGTGGCAATCAATTAGATGCTGTAGTATTGCAATCTACAAGAAGTACGAGAACCGTAAGAAAAATACCGACACGTATCGAGTTTATCGGTGCAGAGGAATTAGGAGAAAAAGCAATAATGAACCCTACTAATATTTCTATGGTGCTTCGTGAAAGTACAGGAATACAGATGCAACAAACATCATTAAGTAGTGGGAGTACCAATATTCGTATTCAAGGATTGGATGGTAGATACACACAGCTTTTAAGAGATGGGTTTCCATTATATGGTGGTTTTTCAAGTGGATTAAGTATTTTACAAATACCACCTTTAGACTTACAACAATTTGAGATTATTAAAGGAAGTTCATCAACACTTTACGGTGGAGGTGCTATTGCAGGATTAGTAAATATGGTATCTAAAACACCAGACGAAGAACCTGCATTAGACATAATGCTCACGCAGACACAAGCATTAGGAAGTACAGCCAATGTGTTTTATAGCAAACGAAATGAAAAATTCGGTGTTTCACTTTACGGCTCTGGTCACTATCAAAAAGCGTATGACCCAGAAGATGATGGTTTTAGTAATTTACCAAAAACGACATCAATTTCATTTAATCCTAAATTGTTTTATTATCCATCAGATAAAACAACACTTTGGTTTGGATTAAACGGAACGTATGATGATAGAATTGGCGGAGATATTACCAAAATTGAAAATGGTGAAGATGGTATTCATCAATACACAGAAGAGAACAATTCAAAACGATTAAGCAGTCAATTGGTATATCAAACTCAATTAGATTCTATAAGTTCATTAGAATTTAAAAATAGTGTCTCTTTTTTCGATAGAAATTTAACAGTTCCTGATTTTAATTTTGATGGCAAACAAACAAATACTTTTACTGAAATCACATATAATACAGCATCAGAAAAAACGGATTGGATAGTTGGAGCTAATCTATATACCTCAAATTTCGATGAAAATGATAACGCACCATTACAGCGAGACCAAAAAGATGTAACCTTTGGAGCATTTGCAAATAATATCTTCGACATATCAGATAATTGGATATTAGAAACAGGATTAAGAGCAGATTATAATACGGATTTCGGTTTCTTTCCACTTCCAAGAATTTCATTACTCTACAAAAATGATAGTGGATTTTCAAGTAGAATTGGTGGAGGTTTAGGGTATAAGATTCCAGATATTTTTACAGAGGAAGCCGAATATATCAATTTTGAAAATGTGCTTGCTATAGATAAATCAACAGTAGATGCAGAACGTTCATATGGTGTTAATTTCGATGTAAACTATCAAACACGGTTATCTGATGAGATTGGTTTTTCTATAAACCAATTATTTTATGTGACTGCAATAAATGATGGTCTACTTTTAAATTCTACTGATAACGGTTTATTTCAGTTTGAAAATGCACCAGATGAAATCTTTAGCAAAGGAGCAGAAACCAATATAAAATTTACTTACAAAGACTTTAGATGGTTTTTAAACTATGCGCTTATTGATACCAAACTAAATTATTTACCTGGTAATCCGCAGAAGCCATTAACCGCAAAACATAACGCAGGTAGTGTTTTGATGTACGAATCTGAAAAATGGCGAATTGGTTATGAAACCTTTTATACAGGCAAACAGTTTTTATCTAATGGAACAGAGACTACAGACTTTGTAACTATGGGCTTATTGGTGATGCGTAACTTTAAATTAGGAAGTGTATTTGTGAATTTTGAGAATTTTACAGATAGAAGACAAAGCAGGTTTTCACCTTTAGTTTTACCACCACACGACAATCCTGTTTTTCCAGAGATTTATGCACCTACAGATGGTTTTATATTTAGTGTAGGACTTATTATTAAACCATTTGGAAACGAAGACGACGATTAA